The following proteins are encoded in a genomic region of Reichenbachiella sp.:
- a CDS encoding pyridoxal phosphate-dependent decarboxylase family protein: MYWKKYSRQKIRDVVFEAIGKNLNYRDSPPIGLPASYLDPKVFYSDAPFLSEAPFMSTMVANPNHIGCHTMGDSEPVFSGTQAIERELIEICATQIFGAESDAVDGYVASGGTEANIQAFWVLRNYFIQELGAAHDEIAMVYSSDAHYSMPKGVNLLNIKSIVAQVDEETRLIDLIKLKESLTQAKASGVKYFIVVMNMSTTMFGSVDDMEGAIDLFHSMSLNFKIHVDGAYGGFIYPFSAKDVLYSFQNEHVFSFSLDAHKMLLSPYGTGIVLIRKGYIDYAMTQEANYVKGKDYTLIGSRSGANAVAIWMILRAYGSEGWTAKIAELLDRTDWLCEQLSKRGIVYFRHPKMNIVTMKPDMIDKALAEKYFLVPDDHDSPAWWKIVVMDHVTEGVLDHFLLDLDKSITNA, from the coding sequence ATGTATTGGAAAAAATATAGTAGACAAAAAATAAGAGATGTAGTTTTTGAAGCGATTGGAAAGAACCTTAACTACCGAGATTCACCACCAATAGGGCTTCCAGCCTCATATTTAGATCCTAAGGTGTTCTATTCAGACGCACCTTTTTTAAGTGAGGCTCCATTTATGAGTACAATGGTAGCTAATCCGAATCATATTGGTTGTCACACCATGGGCGACTCCGAACCTGTTTTTAGTGGAACCCAGGCTATTGAAAGAGAGCTTATTGAGATTTGTGCAACTCAAATTTTTGGTGCTGAATCGGATGCGGTAGATGGGTATGTTGCTTCTGGCGGCACGGAGGCCAATATTCAAGCATTTTGGGTTCTAAGGAATTATTTTATACAGGAATTGGGAGCCGCTCATGATGAAATTGCTATGGTATATTCTTCAGATGCTCACTATTCGATGCCCAAAGGCGTGAACCTGTTGAATATTAAGTCTATAGTGGCGCAGGTAGATGAAGAAACGCGCTTGATCGATTTGATCAAGTTGAAAGAATCATTGACTCAAGCCAAGGCGTCTGGTGTTAAATATTTTATTGTAGTCATGAATATGTCTACCACCATGTTTGGTTCAGTGGATGATATGGAAGGCGCTATTGATTTGTTTCATTCTATGAGCTTGAATTTTAAGATTCATGTGGATGGTGCTTATGGAGGGTTTATTTACCCTTTTTCAGCCAAGGATGTCTTATATTCTTTTCAGAATGAGCATGTGTTTTCATTTTCTTTAGACGCCCATAAGATGCTACTGTCTCCTTATGGTACTGGTATTGTACTGATTAGGAAAGGGTATATAGACTATGCTATGACCCAAGAGGCAAACTATGTAAAAGGGAAGGACTACACTTTAATTGGTAGTCGTTCAGGTGCGAATGCAGTGGCTATTTGGATGATCTTAAGAGCATATGGCTCTGAGGGTTGGACTGCAAAAATTGCCGAGCTTCTTGATCGTACCGATTGGCTTTGTGAGCAATTGTCCAAGCGAGGTATTGTGTATTTTCGGCATCCAAAGATGAATATCGTTACGATGAAACCAGATATGATCGATAAAGCATTGGCTGAAAAGTATTTTTTAGTTCCTGATGATCATGATTCTCCGGCTTGGTGGAAAATTGTTGTGATGGATCATGTTACCGAGGGTGTTTTAGATCATTTCTTATTGGATTTAGATAAATCAATCACAAATGCATAA
- a CDS encoding DUF423 domain-containing protein, giving the protein MHKNGLLIGAVLGLLSVVIGAFGAHGLKDILVENGRLDVFETAVKYQMYHAFALLFTSLLAEKIKGRWATRAIFCFVTGVIIFSGSLYVLSISNIGIFGAITPIGGLFFVAGWIYLIISIVKNT; this is encoded by the coding sequence ATGCATAAAAATGGATTGTTAATAGGAGCGGTGCTAGGTCTGTTGTCCGTAGTTATTGGTGCGTTCGGTGCGCATGGGTTGAAAGATATCTTAGTGGAAAATGGTAGACTAGATGTTTTTGAAACGGCAGTGAAATATCAAATGTACCATGCATTTGCGTTGCTGTTTACTAGTCTCCTAGCTGAGAAAATAAAAGGAAGATGGGCCACTAGAGCGATCTTTTGTTTTGTGACTGGGGTTATAATTTTTAGTGGCTCCTTGTATGTTTTGAGTATATCCAACATCGGCATTTTCGGAGCGATTACACCAATTGGTGGTTTGTTTTTTGTAGCTGGGTGGATTTACCTAATTATTAGTATTGTCAAGAACACTTGA
- the gyrB gene encoding DNA topoisomerase (ATP-hydrolyzing) subunit B, with protein sequence MSEEKKQASGAQKGDYSASNITVLEGLEAVRKRPAMYIGDVGFKGLHHMVWEVVDNSIDEALAGHCDTITVTINEDNSISVSDNGRGIPTDMHEKEGRSALEVVMTVLHAGGKFDKDTYKVSGGLHGVGVSCVNALSSMLEVTVHRGGKVFKQEYSKGIPKYSVKETGKTDITGTFVHFLPDTEIFTVSEYKYETVASRLRELSYLNAGIKIHLTDKREKDEEGNFIGEEFFSEGGLIEFVNYLDGSREKLIPDPVYMEGEKGDIPVQVALTYNTSYTENVVSYVNNINTIEGGTHVAGFRRALTRTLKSYADKSGLLEKAKVEIVGDDFREGLTAIISVKVQEPQFEGQTKTKLGNSDAMGAVDTSVSEILNNYLEENPKEARAIVQKVILAAQARQAARKAREMVQRKNVMSGSGLPGKLADCSSKDAAECELYLVEGDSAGGSAKQGRDRKFQAILPLRGKILNVEKAQEHRIYENEEIKNMITALGVKFGTEEDPKALNMEKLRYHKIIIMTDADIDGSHIRTLILTFFFRYMRDLIDNGYLYIALPPLYLLKKGKQERYAWSEDDRERVTRELAGDGKEESVGLQRYKGLGEMNPEQLWTTTMNPEHRSLKQVTIESAAEADHLFSVLMGDEVAPRREFIEKNAKYAKVDV encoded by the coding sequence ATGAGCGAAGAAAAGAAGCAAGCCAGCGGAGCACAAAAAGGTGACTACTCAGCCAGTAATATTACGGTATTAGAAGGATTAGAAGCGGTAAGAAAACGACCAGCCATGTACATCGGCGATGTCGGATTTAAAGGGCTTCACCATATGGTATGGGAAGTAGTAGACAACTCAATTGATGAAGCGCTCGCCGGCCACTGTGATACTATTACAGTCACTATTAACGAAGATAATTCCATTTCGGTATCCGACAACGGTCGTGGTATCCCTACGGATATGCATGAAAAAGAAGGTCGTTCGGCGCTGGAAGTAGTAATGACTGTACTTCATGCCGGTGGTAAATTCGATAAAGATACCTACAAGGTATCTGGAGGTCTTCATGGCGTGGGTGTATCTTGTGTAAATGCCCTTTCTTCCATGCTTGAAGTAACCGTCCACAGAGGTGGTAAAGTATTCAAGCAAGAATATTCAAAAGGAATTCCGAAGTATTCAGTAAAAGAAACCGGGAAAACAGACATCACGGGTACATTCGTTCACTTCTTACCTGATACTGAAATTTTCACTGTAAGTGAATACAAATACGAAACTGTAGCTTCTAGATTACGAGAGCTGTCTTATTTGAATGCTGGTATTAAAATTCATTTGACAGACAAAAGAGAAAAAGACGAAGAAGGCAACTTCATTGGCGAAGAATTTTTCTCAGAAGGTGGATTGATAGAGTTTGTCAATTATCTGGATGGTTCAAGAGAAAAATTGATCCCCGACCCAGTATACATGGAAGGTGAGAAAGGAGACATTCCTGTTCAAGTGGCTCTAACCTATAATACGTCTTATACCGAAAACGTGGTTTCGTATGTCAATAACATCAATACGATAGAAGGTGGTACTCATGTGGCTGGTTTCAGAAGAGCTCTAACTCGTACGCTAAAGTCTTATGCAGACAAATCTGGATTGCTAGAAAAAGCCAAAGTAGAAATTGTTGGTGATGACTTTAGAGAAGGATTAACAGCTATTATTTCTGTAAAAGTTCAGGAACCCCAGTTCGAGGGTCAGACCAAGACCAAATTGGGTAACTCAGATGCCATGGGCGCTGTAGATACTAGCGTAAGCGAAATTTTAAATAATTATCTGGAAGAAAATCCTAAAGAGGCACGAGCAATCGTACAGAAAGTCATTCTTGCTGCGCAAGCTAGACAAGCGGCACGTAAAGCTCGAGAGATGGTGCAGCGTAAGAATGTGATGTCTGGATCAGGATTGCCGGGTAAATTGGCTGACTGTTCTTCAAAAGATGCAGCGGAATGTGAACTTTACCTAGTAGAGGGAGATTCTGCAGGTGGATCCGCCAAACAAGGTAGAGACAGGAAATTTCAAGCTATTCTTCCACTTAGGGGTAAAATTCTAAACGTAGAAAAAGCTCAAGAGCATCGCATCTACGAAAACGAAGAAATTAAAAACATGATTACTGCTCTTGGGGTAAAATTCGGAACCGAAGAAGACCCAAAGGCGCTAAACATGGAGAAATTGAGATATCACAAAATCATCATCATGACGGATGCTGATATTGATGGTAGTCACATTCGTACATTGATTCTGACTTTCTTCTTTAGATACATGAGAGATTTGATCGACAATGGCTACTTGTACATCGCACTCCCTCCGCTCTATTTATTGAAAAAGGGTAAACAAGAGCGATATGCTTGGTCTGAAGACGACAGAGAGAGAGTTACTAGAGAATTGGCTGGAGACGGCAAAGAGGAGTCTGTAGGACTACAAAGATACAAGGGTCTTGGAGAAATGAACCCTGAACAACTTTGGACGACAACAATGAATCCTGAACACAGAAGTTTGAAGCAAGTAACTATCGAATCTGCGGCAGAAGCGGATCATTTATTCTCTGTGCTTATGGGAGACGAAGTAGCTCCACGAAGAGAGTTTATCGAGAAGAATGCAAAATATGCGAAAGTGGATGTTTAA
- the murB gene encoding UDP-N-acetylmuramate dehydrogenase has translation MPHILKQASLKGYNTFGIEAVAEQLIKVSNNQEVKEAIDMAKKLDVPPLVLGGGSNVLFTKKTYPLVILNNLTGIEKQKENEDFVWIKSGAGVIWHELVLHCIDNGWGGIENLSLIPGTVGAAPMQNIGAYGVEIKEVFESLEAIHLDTLAEQAFGNDDCQFGYRESVFKRKLKGDYFITSVTLKLTKKHKVNVSYGAITDVLDSQSISNPSIKQVSDAVIQIRESKLPNPKEIGNAGSFFKNPVISNDHFQELRATYSNIPSYEQPNGKVKVPAGWLIEQCGWKGMREGHIGVHVNQALVLVNYGNGTGANIKDLAFKIKDSVKQKFNIDITPEVNII, from the coding sequence ATGCCCCATATTTTAAAGCAAGCTTCACTTAAAGGATATAATACTTTTGGAATAGAAGCTGTGGCAGAACAACTTATCAAAGTTTCTAATAATCAGGAAGTTAAAGAAGCAATTGATATGGCTAAAAAACTGGATGTGCCTCCCTTGGTACTAGGTGGAGGGTCCAATGTTTTATTCACTAAAAAAACATACCCGCTGGTTATCCTTAATAATTTGACCGGCATAGAAAAACAAAAGGAGAATGAGGACTTTGTTTGGATAAAATCTGGCGCAGGTGTGATTTGGCATGAGTTGGTTTTGCACTGTATTGATAATGGCTGGGGAGGGATCGAAAATTTGTCCTTAATACCGGGTACGGTGGGGGCTGCACCTATGCAAAATATTGGGGCATATGGAGTAGAAATAAAGGAAGTGTTTGAGTCATTGGAGGCAATTCATTTGGATACTTTAGCCGAGCAGGCTTTTGGCAACGACGATTGTCAGTTTGGTTATAGAGAAAGTGTTTTTAAAAGAAAGTTGAAGGGAGATTATTTTATTACTTCAGTTACCTTAAAACTGACTAAAAAACACAAAGTGAACGTCAGTTATGGGGCTATCACCGATGTGTTGGACAGTCAATCGATATCGAATCCATCTATTAAACAAGTGAGCGACGCAGTTATTCAGATTAGAGAATCAAAGCTGCCCAATCCGAAAGAAATAGGTAATGCCGGAAGTTTTTTTAAAAATCCGGTGATAAGTAATGATCATTTCCAAGAGCTTAGAGCAACCTATTCTAATATTCCAAGTTATGAGCAGCCTAATGGTAAGGTAAAGGTACCAGCCGGGTGGTTGATCGAACAGTGTGGATGGAAGGGCATGCGTGAGGGCCACATTGGTGTCCATGTAAATCAGGCATTGGTATTGGTGAACTATGGAAATGGAACAGGCGCAAACATTAAGGATCTGGCATTCAAAATCAAAGATTCAGTTAAGCAGAAGTTTAATATTGACATCACTCCAGAAGTCAACATTATCTAA
- a CDS encoding TetR/AcrR family transcriptional regulator, whose translation MTKKEKIMRSAIKLFCSLGFQNTSTTKITKDAGVGTGTLFLYFKSKDELVNALYADVKREIMEFHHVFADQSYPFKQQLNLFWQHIVTWGVQNPVRFKFMMQFKNSPYISQLTVQELQEENQFVEKVMNQAIKDGILIDQPFEFLISIFTCQFSAIIQYLSTQEANEHERMIQISFDVLWNGIKK comes from the coding sequence ATGACTAAGAAAGAAAAAATCATGCGGTCGGCGATCAAACTATTTTGTTCGCTGGGTTTTCAAAATACTTCTACCACCAAGATCACTAAAGATGCTGGTGTAGGGACGGGCACTTTGTTTTTATATTTCAAATCTAAAGATGAGCTAGTTAACGCTCTATATGCTGATGTCAAGCGAGAAATTATGGAATTTCATCATGTGTTTGCAGATCAGTCTTATCCTTTCAAACAACAGCTGAACTTATTCTGGCAGCACATTGTGACGTGGGGTGTTCAAAACCCCGTAAGATTCAAGTTCATGATGCAGTTTAAGAACTCCCCTTATATTTCTCAGCTTACCGTTCAGGAACTTCAAGAAGAGAATCAATTTGTAGAGAAGGTGATGAATCAAGCGATAAAGGACGGAATTCTTATTGACCAGCCCTTCGAGTTTTTGATTTCAATATTTACTTGTCAATTCAGTGCTATTATCCAATACCTTAGTACGCAGGAAGCCAATGAGCATGAACGAATGATTCAAATCTCTTTTGACGTTTTGTGGAACGGAATCAAGAAATAA
- a CDS encoding MBL fold metallo-hydrolase, whose protein sequence is MTLLTIFMAVIAIVILVVIFFKTAPQIGVSASGVRLEEIQNSPQFQEGKFQNSVPTETDFPISKYFKVMYQFVTNTKGREPEERIETFAFDPEKWASRNENEIMLSWFGHSTALIKIDGKTILADPVFGERASMFSFMGPKKFDYSHHMNVNQLPEIDLVIISHDHYDHLDYPTITQLKDRVKLFYVPLGVASHLESWGVAADNIATFDWWDEQNLDENIKLTFAPTRHFSGRGLTDKFSTLWGSWVIEGRAQKMYFSGDSGYFSGFKEIGEKFGEFDLALIECGAYNKENWPDIHMLPEQSVQAALDVKAKIAMPIHWGKFNLALHLWKDPIERFKKAARSNGLNTHTPKVGKVLMIPSGYSSDEWWENYM, encoded by the coding sequence ATGACCCTATTAACAATTTTTATGGCTGTAATTGCCATCGTCATTCTTGTGGTTATCTTTTTCAAAACAGCTCCCCAAATTGGGGTATCTGCATCAGGAGTAAGGCTAGAAGAAATTCAAAATTCTCCGCAATTTCAGGAAGGAAAGTTTCAAAATTCAGTGCCAACTGAGACTGATTTTCCTATTTCCAAATATTTCAAAGTGATGTATCAGTTTGTTACAAATACCAAAGGTAGGGAACCGGAAGAAAGGATCGAGACTTTTGCTTTTGATCCTGAGAAGTGGGCTTCAAGAAATGAGAATGAAATCATGTTGAGTTGGTTTGGTCACTCTACCGCTCTTATAAAAATAGATGGTAAGACGATTCTGGCTGACCCTGTTTTTGGTGAGCGAGCTTCTATGTTTTCCTTTATGGGGCCTAAAAAGTTTGATTACAGTCATCATATGAATGTGAATCAACTACCTGAAATCGATTTGGTTATTATATCACATGATCACTATGACCATTTGGATTATCCAACTATTACTCAACTAAAGGATCGTGTAAAGCTGTTTTATGTACCGCTTGGTGTGGCGTCTCATTTGGAAAGTTGGGGAGTGGCAGCTGATAATATTGCAACCTTTGATTGGTGGGATGAGCAAAATCTGGATGAAAATATCAAACTGACATTTGCTCCAACAAGGCATTTTTCAGGGAGGGGCCTGACCGATAAGTTCTCTACTTTATGGGGTTCATGGGTCATAGAAGGGAGAGCTCAGAAGATGTATTTTAGTGGGGACTCTGGGTATTTTTCTGGCTTCAAAGAAATTGGAGAAAAGTTTGGTGAGTTTGATTTGGCTTTGATCGAATGCGGAGCCTACAACAAAGAAAATTGGCCTGACATTCATATGTTGCCTGAGCAATCGGTGCAAGCAGCATTAGACGTAAAAGCTAAAATTGCCATGCCTATTCATTGGGGTAAGTTCAATCTGGCTTTGCATCTATGGAAAGACCCTATCGAAAGATTTAAGAAGGCAGCCAGGTCTAATGGCCTGAACACGCACACACCAAAGGTTGGTAAAGTATTAATGATTCCTTCAGGATACAGCTCTGACGAGTGGTGGGAAAATTACATGTAA
- a CDS encoding tetratricopeptide repeat-containing sensor histidine kinase produces the protein MRIDILFLSVVFVFISNSYSISESLQTDTNRIEADSCARVLDFDCAIDSYKEALLFENVDSSLVDFLDIHNRIGDIYYKQGYFTEANRSYQLVLKYAEKHGEESEAAKALMGQSHVLWRYGDNVKSIKNILKSIDLFRSLKDTANLVSASNILGGIYVSTGELRKASDIYEETLSIAIAGKDSIGMASSYEYKGVIRSFKKEYAEAIKYYLKSLSINLKIGNEVDAGITNANIGEAYMNLADYKIALEYLSVAEEILTRYNFNSGLIFVNYCAGECYMRLGQFSKAHQRFNKSLALISVTGESREKSTVLGLKTECFELEGEFEQAYKLQKEYAIAKDSLNASNQNEQLMQIMGQFEFEKKEQENLFLQQENDLKAKEIESKQAQIRLQYAIVIILIIFLLIVVFLFIKLYKNKKLLDEANQTKNKLFGFIAHDIKAPLGNLQMLVHMLGDGYAHNKEEQSKVLSELNNCAYSVVQLTDDLISWSVAQQDGLNFHPENLVLGELVKDTLDLFKPQIDFKKIDIENSIQPFLEVYVDKKAFLSIMRNIVSNAIKFSESGGEIVISAKEVMDKKSGRAMTELRCKDEGVGMSKKKIDLLINSNQIHTTRGTANEKGTGLGLNLIKEFVEKSEGYIKIKSKENVGTRFSVFLPTVDQ, from the coding sequence ATGAGAATTGACATTCTGTTTTTGAGTGTTGTATTTGTTTTTATTTCCAACTCTTATTCTATAAGTGAATCCCTTCAGACTGATACTAATCGAATAGAGGCTGATTCATGTGCTCGTGTCCTTGATTTTGACTGTGCGATTGACTCATATAAAGAAGCTTTATTATTTGAAAATGTAGATAGTAGCTTGGTTGATTTCTTAGATATTCATAATCGAATAGGTGACATCTACTACAAACAAGGGTATTTCACAGAGGCCAATAGGAGTTATCAGCTGGTTCTGAAGTACGCAGAGAAACATGGTGAAGAGAGTGAAGCGGCTAAGGCCCTTATGGGGCAATCACATGTCCTCTGGAGATATGGAGATAATGTCAAATCAATTAAAAACATATTGAAGAGTATTGATCTATTTCGGTCATTGAAGGATACTGCTAATTTGGTAAGTGCATCAAATATTTTAGGAGGAATCTATGTGAGTACGGGTGAACTAAGGAAAGCAAGCGATATCTATGAAGAAACTTTAAGTATCGCTATAGCGGGTAAAGATTCTATAGGAATGGCCAGCTCTTATGAATACAAAGGAGTGATTCGATCATTTAAGAAGGAATATGCAGAGGCAATTAAGTACTATCTCAAGTCTCTATCCATTAATTTGAAAATTGGAAATGAAGTAGATGCTGGAATTACCAATGCCAATATTGGTGAAGCCTATATGAATTTAGCTGACTACAAAATTGCATTGGAATATCTTTCGGTCGCAGAGGAAATTCTAACCAGGTATAATTTCAATTCAGGATTAATCTTTGTGAATTACTGTGCAGGTGAATGCTATATGAGACTAGGACAATTTTCAAAGGCACATCAGCGATTCAATAAAAGTTTAGCACTTATATCGGTCACCGGAGAATCAAGAGAAAAATCAACTGTACTGGGGTTAAAAACGGAATGTTTTGAATTGGAAGGTGAATTTGAACAGGCGTACAAACTGCAAAAAGAATATGCGATTGCCAAAGACTCATTGAATGCCTCAAACCAAAACGAACAACTCATGCAGATCATGGGACAGTTTGAATTTGAGAAAAAGGAACAAGAAAATTTATTCTTGCAACAAGAAAATGACCTGAAAGCAAAAGAGATTGAGTCTAAACAGGCTCAAATCAGATTACAATATGCCATTGTAATAATCTTGATCATTTTCCTTCTTATTGTAGTTTTTCTATTCATTAAACTTTACAAAAATAAGAAGCTATTAGATGAGGCCAACCAGACAAAAAATAAGCTATTCGGTTTTATAGCTCATGATATCAAAGCTCCATTGGGAAACCTGCAAATGCTGGTGCATATGCTAGGTGATGGGTATGCACATAATAAAGAGGAGCAATCCAAAGTGCTTTCAGAATTGAATAATTGTGCCTATTCGGTGGTTCAATTGACCGACGATCTTATATCCTGGTCAGTGGCGCAACAGGATGGGTTGAATTTTCATCCTGAAAATTTGGTTTTGGGAGAATTGGTCAAGGACACTCTTGATTTGTTTAAACCACAGATTGATTTTAAGAAAATTGATATTGAAAATTCAATTCAGCCCTTTTTGGAAGTCTATGTAGATAAAAAAGCGTTTCTGTCTATCATGAGAAACATTGTTTCCAATGCGATCAAGTTTTCGGAGTCGGGAGGTGAAATTGTGATAAGTGCCAAAGAGGTGATGGATAAAAAATCTGGTCGTGCCATGACAGAGCTTCGGTGTAAGGATGAGGGCGTTGGAATGTCAAAGAAAAAGATTGATCTATTGATTAACTCAAATCAAATTCATACTACAAGGGGAACGGCTAATGAAAAAGGCACAGGGTTGGGTTTAAACTTGATAAAGGAATTTGTAGAGAAATCGGAAGGCTATATCAAAATCAAGAGCAAAGAAAATGTGGGCACAAGGTTTTCAGTATTTCTCCCGACAGTCGATCAATAG
- a CDS encoding VWA domain-containing protein, which produces MGEQQGNTANWFSLDWFKPATFSNFQWENPILFYAFSLLPLFLLIWWAWSLSKKKNLAIALIKKDIKWSPSSLLRHIPSFIFLLFVSLIIVALARPQKTNEKVEQWTEGIDIMLVIDISESMQIEDFKPNRLEAAKDVARKFIAGRFQDRIGLVVFSGEAYSRSPLTSDYDLLGEYIDGISFDLIEKGGTAIGSSLAVATNRMRESDSKSKVMILLSDGDNTAGNIDPITAAELASAYDIKIYTIAIGKEGKVPFGKDFFGRTRYVENTLDETTLRKIAEIGHGQFYRVSDNKALESVFELIDKYEKAEIKENRFRDTTDFYPIYLKWAIVFFLLWMMFKSTFVSNVLQD; this is translated from the coding sequence ATGGGTGAGCAACAAGGCAATACTGCTAACTGGTTTTCCTTGGATTGGTTCAAACCAGCCACTTTTTCTAATTTTCAATGGGAAAATCCGATACTTTTTTATGCTTTTTCTCTTCTGCCATTATTTCTCCTTATATGGTGGGCTTGGAGCCTTAGCAAAAAGAAGAATCTAGCTATAGCGCTAATCAAAAAAGACATTAAATGGAGCCCTTCATCATTGCTTAGACACATCCCTAGCTTCATTTTTTTATTATTCGTATCGTTGATTATTGTTGCTTTGGCGAGGCCACAGAAAACCAATGAAAAAGTGGAGCAATGGACTGAGGGAATTGATATCATGCTGGTCATTGATATTTCTGAGTCGATGCAAATCGAGGATTTTAAACCGAATAGACTGGAAGCTGCTAAAGATGTCGCACGAAAGTTTATTGCCGGAAGATTTCAAGATAGAATTGGTTTGGTGGTGTTTTCTGGTGAAGCCTATTCGCGATCACCCCTCACTTCGGATTATGACCTTCTAGGCGAATACATTGATGGTATATCTTTTGATCTAATTGAAAAAGGGGGAACCGCCATTGGGAGTTCTTTGGCCGTAGCCACTAACCGAATGAGAGAGTCCGACTCCAAATCCAAGGTGATGATCTTGCTAAGTGATGGGGACAATACGGCTGGTAATATTGACCCTATAACTGCCGCAGAACTGGCTAGTGCGTACGATATCAAGATTTATACAATTGCGATAGGTAAAGAAGGCAAAGTGCCATTTGGTAAAGATTTTTTTGGTCGAACGCGCTATGTAGAAAACACGTTGGATGAAACTACGCTAAGAAAGATAGCAGAAATAGGCCATGGCCAGTTCTATCGGGTGTCCGACAACAAGGCTTTGGAAAGTGTATTTGAATTGATCGACAAGTATGAAAAAGCCGAAATCAAAGAAAACAGGTTTCGTGACACTACTGACTTCTACCCGATCTATCTTAAGTGGGCGATTGTTTTCTTCCTTTTGTGGATGATGTTTAAATCGACTTTTGTGAGCAACGTGCTTCAAGATTGA
- a CDS encoding DUF58 domain-containing protein: MKDILKKLRKYEIRIRKAINSQMQGDFHSIFKGSGLEFDDVRSYQYGDDVRSIDWNVSAKGHGTFVKTFKEEKEQNVFFILDVSASQKIGKEGQQKLDVGKEICALLSISAIKENSQVGLICFSDQKEKYVKPGKGLKHSFNIVSNVFNLEPKSKQTDLAKGISFTLNLLKRKSVVILISDFVDENYEHDLKALARAHDLVVIQVSDKRETSFPNLGIVPLHDQESGKTVWKNTSSGAFRKLLDQTYGNRQKELEKFCLRNQANYTNIRTDEDYVPKLIRLFKVRNKMRKSG, from the coding sequence ATGAAGGACATCCTCAAGAAGCTTAGAAAATACGAGATCAGGATCCGGAAGGCTATCAACTCCCAGATGCAAGGAGACTTTCATTCTATTTTCAAAGGGTCTGGATTGGAGTTTGACGATGTTCGCTCCTATCAGTATGGAGATGATGTACGGTCGATTGACTGGAATGTTTCCGCCAAAGGTCATGGTACTTTCGTAAAGACATTTAAAGAAGAGAAAGAGCAGAATGTCTTTTTCATCCTTGATGTGAGTGCCTCACAGAAAATAGGTAAAGAGGGACAGCAAAAACTTGACGTAGGCAAAGAAATTTGTGCGCTCCTCTCCATCTCAGCAATTAAAGAAAATAGTCAGGTTGGACTCATTTGTTTTTCGGATCAAAAGGAGAAATATGTAAAACCGGGAAAAGGATTGAAGCACTCATTCAACATTGTTTCTAATGTGTTCAATCTAGAGCCAAAGTCTAAACAAACTGATTTGGCTAAGGGCATAAGTTTCACCTTAAATTTACTTAAGCGAAAAAGTGTCGTGATTCTAATTTCAGATTTCGTTGATGAAAATTATGAACATGATCTGAAAGCACTCGCTCGCGCACACGACCTTGTGGTCATCCAGGTGTCGGACAAACGAGAAACCTCTTTCCCGAATCTCGGCATCGTCCCACTTCATGATCAGGAAAGCGGTAAAACGGTATGGAAAAACACCTCGTCTGGTGCGTTTAGAAAATTACTGGATCAAACGTATGGAAATCGCCAGAAGGAACTAGAGAAATTTTGTTTAAGAAATCAGGCCAACTACACCAACATCCGTACCGATGAGGATTATGTACCAAAGCTCATCCGATTGTTCAAAGTCAGAAATAAAATGAGGAAAAGTGGGTAA
- a CDS encoding DUF4296 domain-containing protein, with the protein MKKYFLLINVIVGFGCSQTLKNEDVIPPAKMTELLIDIHILEARVDKLRLPNDSAFAIYNTLEKEIFDQNDLTKLEYERSYQHYLSNPKQLDQIYAVVVDSLNVIQKRGYKEETELTKVTDFKPSLDSMAVNNRKLKPLELSRDSVFKK; encoded by the coding sequence GTGAAAAAATATTTTTTGTTAATAAATGTTATCGTAGGATTTGGTTGTAGCCAGACTCTAAAAAATGAGGATGTGATACCTCCTGCAAAGATGACCGAGTTGCTTATTGATATCCATATTTTGGAAGCCAGAGTAGATAAGCTTCGTTTGCCGAATGATTCCGCATTTGCCATATACAACACGTTGGAGAAGGAAATTTTCGATCAAAATGATTTGACAAAGTTGGAGTATGAACGTAGCTATCAACACTACTTATCTAATCCTAAGCAGTTGGATCAAATCTATGCTGTAGTAGTCGATAGCCTGAATGTGATTCAAAAAAGAGGGTATAAAGAAGAAACTGAATTAACGAAGGTGACTGATTTTAAACCAAGTTTGGATTCTATGGCGGTAAACAATAGGAAGTTGAAACCTTTAGAGTTATCTAGAGATTCAGTATTTAAAAAATAG